A window from Setaria italica strain Yugu1 chromosome VIII, Setaria_italica_v2.0, whole genome shotgun sequence encodes these proteins:
- the LOC101770248 gene encoding disease resistance protein RPM1, protein MDLVVGASNDAVKSLVSKLGSLLAQEYTLIGGVSDDIQYINDELASMQAFLNRLKQEAKHDEQRQGWMKQVREVAYDIEDCVDNAGHRLSREPRGSGKLASIRRAWYLLTTLYARHCIATEIGNLKVRAQHVSERRTRYSVENLAARLDSGSDGANGPVDRSAPPPQLIGTVAPVGIEDAVEKLRQWFKEVKQQRTMGFLAIVGSGGLGKTTLAMALYRAFGDEFDCRASVLATQKFHLPAVLRSLIKQFHDQQAGASKNDIEGIEEWGLEALKQQLAHQLQNKRYHILIDDIWSVSAWESIRDSFAKSKNGSIIVVTTRFKSVAEACRRQQGRVHELKSLSDDNSYKLFCQIISSAPNVPTDGARPLLKKCEGLPLAIILIAGLVASTLRSESNSTSVEDLHLAQKDKDEELDKNKDQAGNDISEGLDKDVVGEKLEKNKSQAGNDITVRLEKFLDQVGKDLGEDLEKNLSTERVTQIVNHCYYQLPADLKTCLLYLSMFPKGCFISRKRLIRRWIAEGFVSEKHGKTVEEVAEDCFNELISRNLIRAVNSSSNGKVKSCQVHDLVLEVIVVRSSEENFITVVGGHWHTPFPSYKVRRLSVQKSDRQEKEIVERMKLSHVRSLTALRSFKVLHSTLSKFQILQVLDLERCKDLSLMNQIEKICDMHQLKYLSLRGTDIERLPKEIGKLEYLQVLDIRDTNIMQLPPSVEKLQHMVHLLAGSKSKRIGLTLNEGITKMMALQTLSGVEICGSSANAARGKSTNEEVKKHIRCKAASTVLVKGLRALENLTNLKKLTVYRLRAFTDRDNILLLSAIEHLSSCSLKFLAINDDFTGFLDSSLNASQAPPEHLHTLGLTGMLSRVPDWISSLHNLEKLTLSLTSLAASTLIVLSELPELFSLIFTLDSTKEETSALQIMHKNAMESGGNIFVVAGGFEKLKLLRFVTPVLPPLSFLEGAMSELQSLELKFITMEGVYGLDNLKSLRQVLLTVSSQAPEDAKVKASQIKVLASMIPNGPSVVVDEYSEL, encoded by the exons ATGGACCTCGTCGTGGGCGCCTCGAACGACGCCGTGAAGTCCCTGGTGAGCAAGCTCGGCAGCCTCCTCGCGCAGGAGTACACCCTGATCGGCGGCGTCTCCGACGACATCCAGTACATCAACGACGAGCTGGCCAGCATGCAGGCCTTCCTCAACAGGCTCAAGCAGGAGGCCAAACACGACGAGCAGCGGCAGGGCTGGATGAAGCAGGTCCGGGAGGTCGCCTACGACATTGAGGATTGCGTCGACAACGCCGGCCACCGCCTCAGCCGCGAGCCCCGTGGGAGCGGCAAGCTGGCCTCCATCAGGCGGGCGTGGTATCTCCTCACCACGCTGTACGCACGCCACTGCATCGCCACCGAGATCGGCAACCTCAAGGTCCGGGCGCAGCACGTCAGCGAGCGGCGCACCCGGTACTCGGTGGAGAACCTGGCGGCGAGACTGGACAGCGGCTCAGACGGTGCAAACGGCCCCGTTGACCGCTCAGCGCCGCCTCCTCAGCTCATAGGCACCGTGGCGCCTGTGGGCATCGAGGACGCGGTGGAGAAGCTCAGGCAATGGTTCAAGGAGGTGAAGCAGCAGAGGACCATGGGGTTCCTTGCCATTGTCGGGTCTGGTGGCCTTGGCAAGACCACTCTTGCCATGGCCTTGTACCGTGCATTTGGAGACGAGTTTGATTGCAGGGCATCCGTTTTGGCGACGCAGAAGTTCCATCTCCCGGCGGTTCTGAGAAGCCTTATCAAGCAGTTTCACGACCAGCAGGCTGGGGCTTCCAAGAATGACATAGAAGGAATTGAGGAATGGGGACTAGAAGCTCTCAAACAACAGCTCGCCCATCAGCTACAAAACAAGAG GTATCACATCTTGATAGATGACATATGGTCTGTATCAGCATGGGAAAGTATTAGGGATTCTTTTGCAAAAAGCAAGAATGGCAGTATCATAGTGGTGACAACTAGGTTCAAATCTGTAGCTGAAGCTTGCCGCCGACAACAAGGCCGCGTCCATGAGCTCAAGTCACTCAGTGATGATAATTCCTACAAACTGTTCTGTCAAATCATCTCGAGTGCTCCTAATGTTCCGACTGATGGTGCAAGACCTCTTCTGAAGAAATGTGAAGGTTTGCCGTTGGCCATAATTTTAATAGCAGGGCTCGTGGCTAGTACATTGAGATCAGAGTCAAACAGTACCAGTGTAGAAGATCTCCATTTGGCTCAAAAGGACAAGGATGAAGAGTTGGATAAGAATAAGGATCAAGCGGGCAATGATATCAGTGAGGGGTTGGACAAGGATGTAGTAGGTGAAAAGTTGGAGAAGAATAAGTCCCAAGCAGGAAATGATATCACTGTGCGGTTGGAGAAATTTTTGGATCAAGTGGGCAAGGATTTGGGTGAAGATTTGGAGAAAAATCTCTCGACGGAAAGAGTCACACAGATAGTGAACCACTGCTATTACCAATTGCCTGCTGATTTGAAGACCTGCCTCTTGTACCTGAGCATGTTTCCCAAGGGTTGTTTCATCAGCAGAAAGCGTCTGATCAGAAGATGGATTGCCGAAGGGTTCGTCTCTGAAAAGCATGGGAAGACAGTTGAGGAGGTCGCTGAGGACTGCTTCAATGAACTCATCAGCAGGAACCTAATCCGGGCAGTCAATAGCAGTAGCAACGGCAAGGTCAAGAGCTGCCAGGTCCACGACTTGGTCCTCGAGGTCATCGTCGTCAGGTCAAGCGAAGAGAATTTCATCACAGTGGTTGGTGGCCACTGGCATACACCATTTCCATCTTACAAGGTGCGTCGACTGTCTGTCCAAAAGAGTGATCGGCAAGAGAAGGAAATAGTGGAGAGGATGAAGCTATCACACGTTAGGTCGCTGACGGCATTGAGGAGTTTCAAAGTTCTTCATTCTACTCTGTCCAAGTTTCAGATACTGCAGGTGCTGGATCTTGAAAGATGCAAGGATTTATCCTTGATGAATCAGATTGAGAAAATATGTGATATGCATCAGCTGAAGTACCTAAGCCTGCGAGGGACAGACATTGAAAGGCTCCCAAAGGAGATAGGTAAGCTGGAATATCTTCAGGTACTTGACATAAGGGATACAAACATCATGCAGTTGCCTCCATCAGTCGAGAAGCTACAGCATATGGTGCATCTACTTGCTGGCAGCAAGAGCAAGAGGATTGGGTTGACATTGAATGAAGGGATCACAAAGATGATGGCTCTGCAAACACTATCTGGGGTTGAGATCTGTGGAAGCTCTGCTAATGCTGCCAGGGGTAAATCCACTAATGAAGAAGTTAAGAAACATATCAGATGCAAGGCGGCCAGTACTGTCTTGGTTAAGGGACTGCGTGCCTTGGAGAACCTCACGAACCTGAAGAAGCTAACTGTTTACAGACTTCGAGCCTTTACTGACAGGGATAACATTCTACTATTGTCTGCCATTGAGCACCTGAGCAGCTGCTCCCTCAAGTTTCTTGCTATTAACGATGATTTCACCGGATTTCTTGACAGCTCACTCAATGCTTCGCAAGCGCCACCAGAGCACCTGCACACCCTCGGGCTCACCGGCATGTTGTCCCGAGTGCCGGACTGGATCAGTAGCCTGCACAACCTTGAGAAGCTAACCCTGTCCTTAACTTCACTCGCAGCAAGTACCTTGATAGTTCTTAGCGAGCTGCCAGAGCTATTCTCTCTGATTTTTACCCTGGATTCTACAAAGGAAGAAACAAGTGCTCTCCAGATTATGCACAAGAATGCAATGGAGTCAGGAGGAAACATCTTTGTGGTAGCAGGAGGATTTGAAAAGCTTAAACTGCTGCGCTTTGTGACACCTGTGCTACCACCTCTGAGCTTTCTGGAAGGGGCAATGTCAGAGCTTCAGAGTCTTGAGCTGAAGTTCATAACGATGGAGGGTGTCTACGGCCTGGACAACCTTAAGAGTCTTCGACAGGTGCTCCTGACAGTCAGCAGTCAGGCACCTGAAGATGCAAAGGTGAAGGCGTCTCAGATCAAGGTGTTAGCAAGCATGATTCCCAATGGTCCTAGTGTGGTCGTTGACGAGTACAGCGAGTTATAA